The Amycolatopsis sp. DG1A-15b genome window below encodes:
- a CDS encoding amino acid ABC transporter permease, with protein sequence MTNVLFDVPGPKARLRYRTYAVVGTLAVLAFLGYIGWRFYDSGQFTSRKWEWLQYAQVQRDLGNAVLSTLQAFAAAAVLALIFGAIFAAGRLSDHAWIRRISGFVVEFFRAIPALILMFLFYFGLPTVGVPTSPFLGVVLGLTLYNGSVLAEVFRAGIQSLPKGQSEAAYALGMRKTQVMFLVLLPQAIRAMLPTIISQLVVLLKDTALGFIITYQELLYYARYIGSQGTFGRPIVPSTIVATAIYVVMCLLLTALATYLERRNRRNKKVVAAPPPVTDTLAAASA encoded by the coding sequence ATGACCAACGTCCTGTTCGACGTCCCGGGCCCGAAGGCCCGGCTGCGCTACCGCACGTATGCGGTGGTCGGCACTCTCGCGGTGCTCGCGTTCCTCGGCTACATCGGGTGGCGCTTCTACGACAGCGGCCAGTTCACCTCCCGCAAGTGGGAGTGGCTGCAGTACGCGCAGGTGCAGCGCGACCTCGGCAACGCGGTGCTTTCGACGCTGCAGGCCTTCGCCGCCGCGGCCGTGCTGGCGCTGATCTTCGGCGCGATCTTCGCGGCCGGCCGGCTGTCGGACCACGCCTGGATCCGCCGGATCTCCGGGTTCGTCGTCGAGTTCTTCCGCGCCATCCCCGCGCTGATCCTGATGTTCCTGTTCTACTTCGGCCTGCCGACCGTCGGCGTGCCGACGAGCCCGTTCCTCGGCGTGGTCCTCGGCCTGACGCTGTACAACGGCTCGGTGCTCGCCGAGGTCTTCCGCGCCGGCATCCAGTCGCTGCCGAAGGGCCAGAGCGAAGCGGCGTACGCGCTGGGCATGCGCAAGACCCAGGTGATGTTCCTGGTCCTGCTGCCGCAGGCGATCCGGGCGATGCTGCCGACCATCATCAGCCAGCTCGTCGTGCTGCTGAAGGACACCGCGCTCGGCTTCATCATCACCTACCAGGAGCTGCTGTACTACGCCCGCTACATCGGTTCGCAGGGCACGTTCGGGCGGCCGATCGTGCCGTCGACGATCGTGGCGACCGCCATCTACGTCGTGATGTGCCTGCTGCTGACGGCGCTGGCGACGTACCTCGAGCGGCGCAACCGCCGCAACAAGAAGGTCGTGGCGGCCCCGCCCCCGGTGACCGACACCCTCGCCGCCGCGTCGGCCTGA
- a CDS encoding amidohydrolase family protein, with product MTVLAGARVFDPETGESTRADVRLDGSRIAEVGSGLDGERVDCSGGLLIPGLIDCHVHVAFPRPEPLPRSARILEAVPVLRGLLARGITTVRDAWGADAGFKHALREGWIAGPDLLVSLRQLGPTGGLGDSWEPPAGAVDHFGDPALPDPLFDGPDAARAAVRRMVRAGADWIKVGASGAMRAVREGVDVRPADDELAALVEEARRCGRDVLAHAHTSAAVVSAARAGARSIEHGTFLDDDAVAALENAWYVPTLSPISDGEFAETHRRSLRLAVEAGVRVAAGSDLAPRPHVDLTTELRLLAAVLGEAAALKAATSEAARLLRLDDDRGRIQPGLRADLILLDGTDLDVTDLPGRTRAVWHDGKRVSAAS from the coding sequence GTGACGGTGCTCGCCGGGGCGCGGGTGTTCGATCCCGAAACCGGGGAGAGCACGCGCGCGGACGTGCGGCTGGACGGCTCGCGCATCGCCGAGGTGGGTTCGGGGCTCGACGGCGAGCGCGTCGACTGTTCCGGCGGCTTGCTGATCCCCGGGCTCATCGACTGCCACGTGCACGTGGCTTTCCCGCGGCCCGAGCCGCTGCCGCGCAGTGCGCGGATCCTCGAAGCCGTGCCGGTGCTGCGCGGGCTGCTGGCGCGCGGGATCACCACCGTCCGGGACGCCTGGGGTGCCGACGCCGGGTTCAAGCACGCCCTGCGCGAAGGGTGGATCGCCGGCCCTGACCTGCTGGTCAGCCTGCGTCAGCTGGGGCCGACCGGCGGGCTCGGCGACAGCTGGGAGCCACCCGCCGGCGCCGTCGATCACTTCGGTGATCCGGCGCTGCCCGACCCGCTGTTCGACGGCCCGGACGCGGCGCGGGCGGCCGTCCGCCGGATGGTGCGGGCCGGCGCCGACTGGATCAAGGTCGGCGCGAGCGGGGCGATGCGGGCGGTGCGCGAGGGCGTCGACGTCCGCCCGGCCGACGACGAGCTCGCCGCGCTGGTCGAGGAGGCCCGCCGCTGCGGCCGGGATGTCCTGGCCCACGCGCACACGTCCGCTGCAGTCGTCTCGGCCGCCCGCGCCGGGGCGCGCAGCATCGAGCACGGCACCTTCCTCGACGACGACGCCGTGGCCGCGCTCGAGAACGCCTGGTACGTGCCGACGCTCTCGCCGATCAGTGACGGCGAGTTCGCCGAGACGCACCGCCGCTCGCTTCGGCTCGCGGTGGAAGCGGGGGTTCGCGTCGCCGCCGGTTCGGACCTCGCCCCGCGTCCCCATGTCGACTTGACGACCGAGCTGCGGCTGCTGGCCGCGGTGCTCGGCGAGGCGGCCGCCCTCAAGGCGGCCACCTCCGAAGCGGCGCGGCTGCTCCGCCTCGACGACGACCGCGGCCGCATCCAGCCGGGGTTGCGGGCCGACCTGATCCTGCTGGACGGCACGGATCTCGACGTGACCGACCTGCCCGGGCGGACCCGGGCGGTCTGGCACGACGGGAAACGCGTCAGCGCAGCGAGCTGA
- a CDS encoding SDR family oxidoreductase produces MGVALVTGSSRGLGRVIARRLARDGFAVAVNGRHDNADLKTAAESILAEGGRAAAFAADVTDRRQAGDLVDAVTALLGPIGVLVLNATGPQPDAPLARVDWPDHLAQLDFFVRSPVLLGHAVLPGMRARGHGRIVHVDSEVADRPPPGRSAYATAKSAQIGLVRAWARELAPDGITVNTVAPGFIPVERHAEVPEAEREEYRASVPAGRLGTPEEVAAAVSFFASEDASFITGQRLLVDGGRALG; encoded by the coding sequence ATGGGTGTCGCACTGGTGACCGGCAGTTCCCGCGGCCTGGGCCGGGTGATCGCCAGGAGACTCGCCCGCGACGGGTTCGCCGTCGCGGTCAACGGCCGGCACGACAACGCCGACCTCAAGACCGCGGCGGAGAGCATCCTCGCCGAAGGCGGCCGCGCGGCCGCCTTCGCCGCGGACGTGACCGACCGGCGCCAGGCCGGCGACCTGGTCGACGCCGTCACGGCGTTGCTGGGCCCGATCGGGGTTCTGGTGCTCAACGCGACCGGTCCGCAGCCGGATGCCCCGCTGGCGCGGGTCGACTGGCCGGACCACCTGGCCCAGCTGGACTTCTTCGTCCGGTCGCCGGTGCTGCTCGGCCACGCCGTCCTGCCGGGCATGCGCGCCCGCGGCCACGGCCGCATCGTGCACGTCGACTCGGAGGTGGCCGACCGTCCGCCGCCCGGCCGCTCGGCGTACGCGACGGCCAAGAGCGCCCAGATCGGCCTGGTCCGCGCGTGGGCCCGCGAACTGGCCCCGGACGGCATCACGGTCAACACGGTGGCGCCCGGGTTCATCCCGGTGGAGCGGCACGCGGAGGTCCCGGAGGCCGAGCGGGAGGAGTACCGGGCGTCAGTCCCGGCGGGACGGCTGGGCACGCCCGAGGAAGTGGCCGCGGCGGTGAGTTTCTTCGCCTCGGAGGACGCGAGCTTCATCACCGGCCAGCGCCTGCTGGTCGACGGCGGCCGCGCGCTCGGTTAG
- a CDS encoding DUF397 domain-containing protein, protein MAGRELKWFKSSHSDADTEHSTCVEVALASRATAVRDSKAPTAGHLTVPHPAWSALLSSLR, encoded by the coding sequence ATGGCGGGCCGCGAACTGAAGTGGTTCAAGAGCAGTCACAGCGATGCCGACACCGAACACAGCACCTGCGTCGAAGTCGCCCTCGCGTCCCGAGCCACCGCGGTGCGCGACTCGAAGGCGCCCACCGCCGGGCACCTGACCGTCCCCCACCCCGCGTGGAGCGCCCTGCTCAGCTCGCTGCGCTGA
- a CDS encoding ALF repeat-containing protein: MGIRHLRAVLTATTAFALVAGIVATPAAAADTPQPTERQQVLALMRDASPVISRAAEAALCGTDADVHTFLATGLSRMQEISDRVAVQQMISTGGPATQRTANAALGGGIADVRAFLASGWRQPWQTDLRVQVSRLQSAATGPAVKSAANTALNGTPEDQLAFLGQGYQRAQVLDDRITVQRLINTAGPEVKKVGNWALSSSADDVRWFLQSGYQVALQRDQETATVAQLAELAQSSEARAAQQTQEAKDAADQAATAAAAAKVDAQIAADETRKAQGSAEQAAQAASRAADAANRAARAAQTAINAANAANNAAREAAAAASQAAWAASMAGRAASNARNAAAAAATDRGQADKATQAAKDARDAANGAQSAADALTHAIDAVHAVAVTVQAAAAAANDAAAAAAASSEAGGYAQQAGASAAEARNAAARAQRNANEASRAAAAALSLANDAAAWAGQARQAALDAAAHANAAAAAADDAAKHAGEAAGAAQRAKDAAIEAKNAADAAQTAADQAENTAGLGRRADAERLAAQQSQATRDAQDAKQAEDSRTVAPRWTAGQPEQLSERAASLLVAAKDPAAPPATAIASGRKLAAELMHTGGPKLFAAASTALAGTDAELTAFVQSGLNGALEQDDRLSLGIVGGASLVPAQRAAAGTAAAGGHDQVKQFLTTRDYQGKVTNDRLEAQRISSVGGPATRDAANRALSGTPADVAAFLKSGQFTAAKNDDRIAVQKILDQGGPEVKAAANAALSGPWSYVREFLQSGQYSAAWRDADAAQHVAQVNGYVANAKEAAALAHQQAALAAEYAANAAGSAADAAAAAQAAKDSAAEAQRHAQDANAAADQAERSAAQAAQSAETARWAASNAQAAAQAAQRSAAQAAQSAALANEYAAEARSAAARAQADADAAGKDVLEASKAAADAYNAVSVKQAEENAKQQVMDMRGTVQQVRDAVAQTIQDHPELQGLLDAANQLLSMIDTMAGATLDYVRDHAGELLALIQHLAETAAGVGTALGGASVAGGAIAACAEEVGAGAAIGAGGGAVFAGVGAVPGGIGGALVGAIACVFTSGPAVYAGVAEMIGGLAMAMHGMEGMADDIKNLAENPGNKLGNEREAKVADIVGGRRTKELTNDGQDYQIVMPGVGRTGVDVFGPEGEYIAVGGYGKNFNQQKLGSQMKILKWGADQSGVRALAYFEEGTPQEALDLAKKWLGDGNVLMFPK, from the coding sequence ATGGGCATCCGACACCTACGAGCCGTTCTGACCGCGACGACGGCGTTCGCGCTCGTCGCCGGCATCGTGGCGACACCGGCCGCGGCGGCGGACACACCGCAGCCGACGGAACGCCAGCAGGTGCTGGCGCTGATGCGCGACGCGAGCCCGGTCATCTCCCGCGCGGCCGAGGCCGCGCTGTGCGGCACCGACGCCGACGTGCACACGTTCCTGGCCACCGGGCTGAGCCGGATGCAGGAGATCTCCGACCGCGTCGCGGTGCAGCAGATGATCTCCACCGGCGGGCCGGCGACGCAGCGCACGGCCAACGCCGCGCTCGGCGGCGGCATCGCCGACGTCCGTGCCTTCCTGGCGAGCGGGTGGCGGCAGCCGTGGCAGACGGACCTGCGCGTGCAGGTCTCGCGGCTGCAGTCGGCCGCCACCGGGCCGGCCGTGAAGAGCGCGGCCAACACCGCCCTCAACGGCACACCCGAGGACCAGCTGGCCTTCCTCGGCCAGGGCTACCAGCGGGCCCAGGTCCTGGACGACCGGATCACCGTGCAGCGGCTGATCAACACCGCCGGGCCGGAGGTCAAGAAGGTCGGCAACTGGGCGTTGTCGTCCAGCGCGGACGACGTGCGCTGGTTCCTCCAGAGCGGCTACCAGGTCGCGTTGCAGCGTGACCAGGAAACCGCGACGGTCGCTCAGCTCGCCGAGCTCGCGCAGAGCTCGGAAGCCCGCGCGGCGCAGCAGACGCAGGAGGCGAAGGACGCAGCCGACCAGGCGGCGACCGCCGCCGCGGCCGCCAAGGTCGACGCGCAGATCGCCGCCGACGAGACGCGCAAGGCGCAGGGGTCGGCCGAGCAGGCCGCGCAGGCGGCGTCGCGGGCGGCCGACGCCGCCAACCGCGCGGCGCGCGCCGCGCAAACGGCGATCAACGCGGCCAACGCGGCGAACAACGCGGCTCGCGAGGCCGCGGCCGCGGCCAGCCAGGCCGCCTGGGCCGCGTCCATGGCCGGCCGGGCGGCCTCGAACGCCCGCAACGCGGCCGCCGCCGCGGCCACGGACCGGGGCCAGGCGGACAAGGCGACGCAAGCCGCGAAGGACGCCCGCGACGCCGCCAACGGCGCGCAGAGTGCCGCCGACGCGCTGACCCACGCCATCGACGCCGTGCACGCCGTCGCCGTCACCGTGCAGGCCGCCGCGGCCGCCGCCAACGACGCGGCCGCGGCTGCCGCCGCGTCTTCGGAGGCCGGTGGCTACGCGCAGCAGGCCGGCGCCAGTGCCGCCGAGGCGCGCAACGCCGCCGCCCGGGCCCAGCGCAACGCCAACGAGGCGAGCCGCGCGGCCGCCGCCGCGCTGTCGCTGGCCAACGACGCCGCCGCCTGGGCCGGCCAGGCGCGGCAGGCCGCACTGGACGCCGCCGCCCACGCCAACGCCGCGGCCGCCGCGGCCGACGACGCGGCCAAGCACGCCGGGGAGGCGGCCGGGGCCGCGCAGCGGGCGAAGGACGCCGCGATCGAGGCGAAGAACGCCGCCGACGCCGCGCAGACGGCCGCCGACCAGGCGGAGAACACGGCCGGTCTGGGCCGCCGCGCGGACGCCGAGCGGCTCGCCGCGCAGCAGTCCCAGGCGACGCGCGACGCGCAGGACGCCAAGCAGGCCGAGGACTCCCGGACGGTGGCCCCGCGCTGGACCGCCGGCCAGCCGGAGCAGCTGAGCGAGCGGGCGGCGAGCCTGCTGGTGGCGGCCAAGGACCCGGCGGCTCCGCCGGCGACGGCGATCGCCAGCGGCCGGAAGCTGGCCGCCGAGCTGATGCATACCGGCGGCCCGAAGCTGTTCGCCGCGGCGAGCACCGCGCTCGCCGGCACGGACGCCGAGCTGACCGCGTTCGTCCAGAGTGGACTGAACGGTGCGCTGGAGCAGGACGACCGGCTCAGCCTCGGCATCGTGGGTGGCGCTTCCCTGGTGCCGGCCCAGCGCGCCGCGGCCGGCACCGCCGCCGCGGGCGGCCACGACCAGGTCAAGCAGTTCCTGACGACCCGCGACTACCAGGGCAAGGTCACCAACGACCGGCTGGAAGCCCAGCGCATCTCCTCGGTCGGCGGGCCGGCCACCCGGGACGCGGCCAACCGCGCCCTCTCCGGCACCCCGGCCGACGTCGCCGCGTTCCTGAAGTCCGGGCAGTTCACCGCGGCCAAGAACGACGACCGGATCGCCGTCCAGAAGATCCTGGACCAGGGCGGCCCGGAGGTGAAGGCCGCGGCCAACGCCGCGCTGTCCGGGCCGTGGAGCTACGTCCGTGAGTTCCTCCAGTCCGGTCAGTACAGCGCGGCTTGGCGGGATGCCGACGCCGCGCAGCACGTCGCGCAGGTCAACGGCTACGTCGCCAACGCGAAGGAAGCCGCCGCACTCGCCCACCAGCAGGCCGCACTGGCCGCCGAGTACGCGGCCAACGCCGCCGGCTCGGCTGCCGACGCCGCCGCGGCGGCCCAGGCCGCGAAGGACTCCGCGGCGGAGGCACAGCGGCACGCCCAGGACGCCAACGCCGCCGCCGACCAAGCCGAGCGGTCCGCCGCCCAGGCGGCCCAGTCGGCCGAGACCGCCCGGTGGGCGGCGTCGAACGCGCAGGCGGCGGCGCAGGCCGCCCAGCGATCGGCGGCGCAGGCGGCGCAGTCGGCCGCCCTGGCCAACGAGTACGCCGCGGAGGCCCGCTCGGCGGCGGCCCGGGCGCAGGCCGACGCCGACGCGGCGGGCAAGGACGTGCTCGAAGCCAGCAAGGCGGCCGCCGACGCGTACAACGCCGTCAGCGTCAAGCAGGCCGAAGAGAACGCCAAGCAGCAGGTCATGGACATGCGCGGCACCGTCCAGCAGGTCCGGGACGCGGTGGCGCAGACCATCCAGGACCACCCGGAGCTGCAGGGCCTCCTGGACGCCGCCAACCAGCTGCTGTCGATGATCGACACGATGGCCGGCGCCACCCTCGACTACGTGCGCGACCACGCAGGTGAGCTGCTCGCGCTGATCCAGCACCTGGCCGAGACCGCGGCGGGCGTCGGCACCGCGCTCGGTGGCGCTTCGGTCGCCGGCGGCGCGATCGCGGCGTGCGCCGAGGAGGTCGGCGCGGGTGCGGCGATCGGAGCCGGTGGCGGTGCGGTCTTCGCCGGCGTCGGTGCGGTGCCCGGCGGCATCGGCGGCGCGCTCGTCGGGGCCATCGCGTGCGTGTTCACCTCGGGCCCGGCGGTCTACGCCGGTGTCGCCGAGATGATCGGCGGCCTGGCCATGGCCATGCACGGCATGGAGGGCATGGCCGACGACATCAAGAACCTCGCCGAGAACCCCGGCAACAAGCTCGGCAACGAGCGGGAGGCGAAGGTCGCGGACATCGTCGGCGGCCGGCGCACCAAAGAGCTGACCAACGACGGCCAGGACTACCAGATCGTGATGCCGGGCGTCGGGAGGACCGGCGTGGATGTGTTCGGGCCGGAGGGTGAGTACATCGCGGTCGGCGGTTACGGCAAGAACTTCAACCAGCAAAAGCTGGGCAGTCAGATGAAGATCCTCAAGTGGGGTGCGGACCAGTCCGGTGTGCGGGCCCTCGCGTACTTTGAAGAAGGCACTCCCCAGGAGGCGCTCGACCTCGCCAAGAAGTGGCTCGGCGACGGCAATGTCCTCATGTTCCCGAAGTAG
- a CDS encoding glutamate ABC transporter substrate-binding protein has translation MRIRTLAVGLLAGGLALTTLTACGKEGTPTTPGSGEQSGTNAAALPTYPVATGVDLAGSPVFAKMKAAGALTVGAKDDQPGLGQKDPTTGKFGGFDIEIAKLVSAGLGFDPEKITFRTVDSGAREQTIANGDVNYYVGTYSITDKRKALVSFAGPYFVAGQDLLVRKDDSSITGKDTLKGKKVCSVTGSTPIQKVRSENLTEPANIVEFQKYSQCVEKLLSKDVDAVTTDDAILKGFASQDPDNLKVIGQTFSTEKYGIGLNKDDKVLRDKVNDILQKALDDGTWQKIYDATLGKSGSAAKKPTLEKY, from the coding sequence ATGAGGATCCGCACCCTCGCGGTGGGACTGCTCGCCGGTGGCTTGGCGCTGACCACGCTGACCGCCTGCGGCAAGGAAGGCACGCCGACCACGCCGGGCTCGGGCGAGCAGAGTGGCACGAACGCCGCGGCGCTGCCGACGTACCCGGTGGCGACCGGCGTCGACCTGGCCGGCTCCCCGGTGTTCGCCAAGATGAAGGCGGCGGGCGCGCTGACCGTCGGCGCCAAGGACGACCAGCCCGGCCTCGGCCAGAAGGACCCGACGACCGGCAAGTTCGGCGGCTTCGACATCGAGATCGCGAAGCTCGTCTCGGCCGGCCTCGGCTTCGACCCGGAGAAGATCACCTTCCGCACGGTCGACTCCGGTGCCCGTGAGCAGACGATCGCGAACGGCGACGTGAACTACTACGTCGGCACCTACTCGATCACCGACAAGCGCAAGGCGCTGGTCTCCTTCGCCGGCCCGTACTTCGTCGCCGGCCAGGACCTGCTCGTGCGCAAGGACGACAGCTCGATCACCGGCAAGGACACCCTCAAGGGCAAGAAGGTCTGCTCGGTCACCGGCTCGACCCCGATCCAGAAGGTCCGCTCGGAGAACCTGACCGAGCCGGCCAACATCGTCGAGTTCCAGAAGTACTCGCAGTGCGTCGAGAAGCTGCTGTCGAAGGACGTCGACGCGGTCACGACCGACGACGCGATCCTCAAGGGCTTCGCGTCTCAGGACCCGGACAACCTGAAGGTCATCGGCCAGACGTTCTCCACGGAGAAGTACGGCATCGGCCTGAACAAGGACGACAAGGTCCTGCGCGACAAGGTCAACGACATCCTGCAGAAGGCGCTGGACGACGGCACCTGGCAGAAGATCTACGACGCGACCCTCGGCAAGTCGGGCTCGGCCGCCAAGAAGCCGACCCTCGAGAAGTACTGA
- a CDS encoding amino acid ABC transporter permease, with translation MDVLLNNLDLFGPFFLTTIELFLLSAVGALVWGTILAMLRVSPVPVFRAVGTAYVTIARNTPLTLVFAFFVFAYPLLDIVKLDYFPAAVTALTVYTSAFICEVVRSGINTVPVGQAEAGRALGLTFGQILGQIVLPQALRSVVPPLISTLIALLKNTTIAAGFSVAEAGAIRSYLSERGENQLVGLLWVALGFIILVAVLSFVQRNLEKRWSVAR, from the coding sequence ATGGACGTCCTGCTCAACAACCTGGACCTGTTCGGTCCGTTCTTCCTCACCACGATCGAACTGTTCCTGCTCTCGGCCGTCGGCGCCCTGGTCTGGGGCACGATCCTCGCCATGTTGCGGGTGAGCCCGGTCCCCGTCTTCCGCGCCGTCGGCACGGCGTACGTGACGATCGCCCGGAACACGCCGCTCACCCTGGTGTTCGCGTTCTTCGTGTTCGCGTACCCGCTGCTCGACATCGTCAAGCTGGACTACTTCCCGGCCGCCGTGACCGCCCTGACCGTGTACACCTCGGCGTTCATCTGCGAGGTCGTGCGCTCGGGCATCAACACCGTGCCGGTCGGCCAGGCCGAAGCGGGCCGCGCGCTGGGGCTGACCTTCGGCCAGATCCTCGGCCAGATCGTGCTCCCGCAGGCGCTGCGTTCGGTCGTCCCGCCGCTGATCAGCACCCTGATCGCGTTGCTGAAGAACACCACCATCGCCGCCGGCTTCTCGGTCGCGGAGGCCGGGGCGATCCGCTCGTACCTGTCCGAACGCGGCGAGAACCAGCTGGTCGGCCTGCTGTGGGTGGCGCTCGGGTTCATCATCCTGGTCGCCGTGCTGTCGTTCGTCCAACGCAACCTGGAGAAGCGCTGGAGCGTGGCCCGATGA
- a CDS encoding YoaK family protein: protein MVEPKPRDLAALLLTLTVVTGVVDAVSFLGLGRVFVANMTGNVVFFGFAAAGETTLSVLASLTAVLAFLAGALAGGRLARREDDYDALRQATAAQAALIAVAVVLSATLGSHTRPGSELLIVVLGLAMGLQNAAVRRIGAPDLTTTVLTMTLTGFAADSKAAGGPGAHPLRKVAAVGAMLVGAFVGGLLQLHVAMWAALAVALVLVLGVAAVLFRTRRTAA from the coding sequence ATGGTCGAACCGAAACCGCGCGACCTGGCCGCCCTGCTGCTGACGCTGACCGTCGTCACCGGGGTGGTCGACGCCGTCAGCTTCCTGGGGCTGGGGCGGGTCTTCGTCGCCAACATGACCGGGAACGTCGTGTTCTTCGGGTTCGCGGCGGCGGGGGAGACGACGCTGTCGGTGCTCGCCTCGCTGACCGCCGTGCTCGCGTTCCTGGCCGGCGCGCTCGCCGGCGGGCGGCTCGCCCGGCGCGAGGACGACTACGACGCCCTGCGGCAGGCGACCGCGGCGCAGGCGGCGCTGATCGCGGTGGCCGTCGTGCTGTCGGCGACCCTCGGCAGCCACACGCGGCCGGGCAGCGAACTGCTGATCGTCGTGCTCGGGCTGGCGATGGGCCTGCAGAACGCGGCCGTCCGCCGCATCGGCGCGCCCGACCTGACGACGACGGTGCTGACGATGACGCTGACCGGCTTCGCGGCGGATTCGAAGGCGGCCGGCGGACCGGGTGCGCACCCGCTGCGCAAGGTCGCCGCCGTGGGGGCGATGCTCGTGGGGGCCTTCGTGGGCGGGCTGCTGCAGCTGCACGTCGCGATGTGGGCCGCGCTGGCGGTGGCGCTCGTGCTGGTCCTGGGCGTGGCGGCCGTGCTGTTCCGGACCCGGCGGACGGCCGCGTGA
- a CDS encoding helix-turn-helix transcriptional regulator, whose product MTEKSTVRTREMACELKNQRELKRMTLRELARRADWSASKVSAWENGRRISPIDAAIYLAHCGTKAAERARLLELAQPPGDLYWVRPYFDKLVDPMKSLIIQENLADTIISHSPTAIPGMLQTEDYVKELHELTGRYTADRLKILVQARLDRQQLLQRRNPPRCRYFVYERSLRTIVRDPALMHEQLQYLVLSTNLPHCSIRVLPETALPYHLVGSRFTIMEFPEHAPVVYEETYAAGLFIDDRVAVEAFYVLATRLEQAALSEGQSREVLVRLADEFERMKE is encoded by the coding sequence ATGACCGAAAAGAGCACGGTGCGCACGCGGGAAATGGCCTGCGAGCTCAAGAACCAGCGCGAGCTGAAACGGATGACCCTGCGCGAGCTGGCCCGCCGCGCGGACTGGTCGGCTTCGAAGGTGTCGGCCTGGGAAAACGGCCGCCGCATCTCGCCGATCGACGCCGCCATCTACCTCGCCCACTGCGGCACGAAGGCCGCCGAACGCGCGCGGCTCCTCGAGCTCGCCCAGCCGCCCGGCGACCTCTACTGGGTGCGGCCGTACTTCGACAAGCTCGTCGACCCGATGAAGTCCCTCATCATCCAGGAAAACCTGGCCGACACGATCATTTCGCACAGCCCGACAGCCATCCCGGGCATGCTGCAGACCGAAGACTACGTGAAGGAGCTCCACGAACTGACCGGGCGCTACACCGCGGACCGCCTGAAGATCCTCGTGCAGGCCCGGCTCGACCGGCAACAGCTCCTGCAGCGGCGGAATCCGCCACGCTGCCGCTACTTCGTCTACGAGCGCAGCCTCCGGACCATCGTCCGCGACCCGGCGCTGATGCACGAGCAGCTGCAGTACCTGGTGCTGTCGACCAACCTGCCGCACTGCAGCATCCGGGTCCTGCCGGAAACCGCACTCCCCTACCACCTCGTGGGCAGCCGGTTCACCATCATGGAGTTCCCGGAGCACGCGCCGGTCGTCTACGAGGAAACCTACGCGGCGGGCCTGTTCATCGACGACCGGGTCGCGGTCGAGGCGTTCTACGTCCTGGCCACGAGGCTGGAACAAGCCGCCCTTTCCGAGGGACAATCGAGGGAGGTGCTCGTCCGGCTGGCGGACGAGTTCGAGCGCATGAAGGAGTGA
- a CDS encoding amino acid ABC transporter ATP-binding protein, which yields MIKASAVNKYFGDLHVLREITLEVPRGQVVVVLGPSGSGKSTLCRAINRLEPINSGEIAVDGVPLPAEGKALAALRADVGMVFQSFNLFAHKTIVENVMLAPTKVRKTPQAEARKTAMELLERVGIANQADKYPAQLSGGQQQRVAIARALAMRPKVMLFDEPTSALDPEMVQEVLDVMTGLAKDGMTMLVVTHEMGFARRAADRVIFMADGEIVEDTTPESFFTAPKSERAKDFLGKILTH from the coding sequence ATGATCAAGGCGTCCGCCGTGAACAAGTACTTCGGCGACCTGCATGTGCTCAGGGAAATCACGCTCGAGGTGCCTCGCGGCCAGGTCGTCGTGGTGCTCGGCCCGTCGGGCTCGGGCAAGTCGACCCTGTGCCGGGCGATCAACCGGCTGGAGCCGATCAACTCGGGCGAGATCGCCGTCGACGGCGTCCCCCTGCCCGCCGAGGGCAAGGCGCTGGCCGCGCTGCGGGCCGACGTCGGCATGGTGTTCCAGTCGTTCAACCTGTTCGCGCACAAGACCATCGTCGAGAACGTCATGCTCGCGCCGACGAAGGTCCGCAAGACCCCGCAGGCCGAGGCGCGCAAGACGGCGATGGAGCTGCTCGAGCGCGTCGGCATCGCCAACCAGGCCGACAAGTACCCGGCGCAGCTTTCGGGTGGCCAGCAGCAGCGCGTCGCCATCGCGCGGGCGCTGGCGATGCGGCCCAAGGTCATGCTGTTCGACGAGCCGACCTCGGCGCTGGACCCGGAGATGGTCCAGGAGGTCCTCGACGTGATGACGGGTCTGGCCAAGGACGGCATGACGATGCTCGTCGTCACCCACGAGATGGGTTTCGCCCGAAGGGCAGCCGATCGGGTGATCTTCATGGCCGACGGCGAGATCGTCGAGGACACGACGCCGGAATCGTTCTTCACCGCGCCGAAGAGCGAGCGCGCGAAGGACTTCCTCGGCAAGATCTTGACCCACTGA